The Mustela nigripes isolate SB6536 chromosome 4, MUSNIG.SB6536, whole genome shotgun sequence genome includes a window with the following:
- the LOC132014889 gene encoding serine protease 1-like isoform X2, which translates to MKTFIFLALLGAAAAFPIDDDDKIVGGYTCQKNSIPYQVSLNSGYHFCGGSLINPQWVVSAAHCYKSRIQVRLGEHNIAVSEGGEQFINSAKVIRHPRYNQNTIDNDIMLIKLSSPATLNSRVSSISLPKSCAAAGTQCLISGWGNTLSTGQKFPDVLQCLQAPILSDSTCHNAYPGKITSNMICLGYLQGGKDSCQDDSGGPVVCNGELQGIVSWGIGCAQKGKPGVYTKVCNYVSWIQETIAAN; encoded by the exons ATGAAGACCTTCATCTTCCTTGCCCTGCTGGGAGCCGCTG CTGCTTTCCCCATTGATGATGATGACAAGATCGTTGGCGGCTACACCTGTCAGAAGAATTCCATTCCCTACCAGGTGTCCCTGAACTCGGGCTATCACTTCTGTGGTGGCTCCCTCATCAATCCCCAGTGGGTGGTGTCTGCAGCTCACTGCTACAAGTC CCGAATCCAGGTGCGTCTGGGAGAACACAACATCGCAGTCTCTGAGGGTGGTGAGCAATTCATCAATTCAGCCAAGGTCATCCGCCACCCCAGATACAACCAAAACACTATAGATAATGACATCATGCTGATTAAACTGAGCTCTCCCGCCACCCTCAACTCTCGAGTGtcttctatctctctgccaaaatCCTGTGCAGCTGCTGGTACCCAGTGCCTCATCTCTGGCTGGGGGAACACCCTGAGTACTGGGC AAAAGTTTCCTGATGTCCTGCAGTGTCTTCAAGCTCCCATCCTCTCTGACAGCACTTGCCACAATGCCTACCCTGGCAAAATCACCAGCAATATGATCTGTCTGGGTTACCTGCAGGGTGGAAAGGATTCTTGTCAG GATGACTCTGGTGGCCCTGTGGTCTGCAACGGAGAGCTCCAGGGCATTGTCTCCTGGGGTATTGGCTGTGCTCAAAAAGGCAAACCTGGTGTCTACACCAAGGTCTGCAACTACGTGAGCTGGATTCAGGAGACCATTGCTGCCAACTAA
- the LOC132014889 gene encoding serine protease 1-like isoform X1 — protein MKTFIFLALLGAIVSNFSWPPAFPIDDDDKIVGGYTCQKNSIPYQVSLNSGYHFCGGSLINPQWVVSAAHCYKSRIQVRLGEHNIAVSEGGEQFINSAKVIRHPRYNQNTIDNDIMLIKLSSPATLNSRVSSISLPKSCAAAGTQCLISGWGNTLSTGQKFPDVLQCLQAPILSDSTCHNAYPGKITSNMICLGYLQGGKDSCQDDSGGPVVCNGELQGIVSWGIGCAQKGKPGVYTKVCNYVSWIQETIAAN, from the exons ATGAAGACCTTCATCTTCCTTGCCCTGCTGGGAGCC ATTGTTTCCAACTTTTCCTGGCCACCTGCTTTCCCCATTGATGATGATGACAAGATCGTTGGCGGCTACACCTGTCAGAAGAATTCCATTCCCTACCAGGTGTCCCTGAACTCGGGCTATCACTTCTGTGGTGGCTCCCTCATCAATCCCCAGTGGGTGGTGTCTGCAGCTCACTGCTACAAGTC CCGAATCCAGGTGCGTCTGGGAGAACACAACATCGCAGTCTCTGAGGGTGGTGAGCAATTCATCAATTCAGCCAAGGTCATCCGCCACCCCAGATACAACCAAAACACTATAGATAATGACATCATGCTGATTAAACTGAGCTCTCCCGCCACCCTCAACTCTCGAGTGtcttctatctctctgccaaaatCCTGTGCAGCTGCTGGTACCCAGTGCCTCATCTCTGGCTGGGGGAACACCCTGAGTACTGGGC AAAAGTTTCCTGATGTCCTGCAGTGTCTTCAAGCTCCCATCCTCTCTGACAGCACTTGCCACAATGCCTACCCTGGCAAAATCACCAGCAATATGATCTGTCTGGGTTACCTGCAGGGTGGAAAGGATTCTTGTCAG GATGACTCTGGTGGCCCTGTGGTCTGCAACGGAGAGCTCCAGGGCATTGTCTCCTGGGGTATTGGCTGTGCTCAAAAAGGCAAACCTGGTGTCTACACCAAGGTCTGCAACTACGTGAGCTGGATTCAGGAGACCATTGCTGCCAACTAA